In the genome of Desulfovibrio sp. JC022, the window ATCACTTGAAGTAGCCTCCATGTTCAAGAAGTACATCATCAAACGGATAAAAAAATGATCTCCCAAAAGGAAAAATTAAAGGCAGCCTGCACTCCCGGACTTAAAATCACCATTGAACTTGGAGGATTAAGCGATAAGGCCCCGACAATTGTGGTCGGCGGTGATTTTACCAAATCCCTCATCGTCAAAGAACCCATGGTTCATCATGCAGACCGTGCCCTGTGGGCTGAATATCTCTATCCGGGCAATGAAGCGACCATCCGTTATATTTATGAAGGAATTGCTTCCGGTTACAAAACCGAAGTAATCAGGATGATCAGCTCACCGGATCGTCTTCTTTTCCTTAAATATCCCAAACGGATCGAGTCCTACAATCTCAGGAGACACAAAAGGATTTCCTGCTTCATGGAAGCACAGATTGAACTTGGAGACGAAAGATCTGTTGCCATATTGGAAGATCTGAGTACCAGCGGCTGCTGCATCAGCTATATTCAAGACAAAAAGAATCCAGACCCGGAAATAGGGGACGAAATGAAGATTTTCTGTCCGTACTTCACGGCGAACGGAGACACCTTCATTCCCTGCAAAGTGCAACGCTGCACCAAGGATTCACGAAAAACCGTACTGGGCATGACCTTTGAAAAGCCATCTCCGGAAATCCTCATAAGAATACAGGATTATGTGGCAACA includes:
- a CDS encoding flagellar brake protein, yielding MISQKEKLKAACTPGLKITIELGGLSDKAPTIVVGGDFTKSLIVKEPMVHHADRALWAEYLYPGNEATIRYIYEGIASGYKTEVIRMISSPDRLLFLKYPKRIESYNLRRHKRISCFMEAQIELGDERSVAILEDLSTSGCCISYIQDKKNPDPEIGDEMKIFCPYFTANGDTFIPCKVQRCTKDSRKTVLGMTFEKPSPEILIRIQDYVATVLYHS